A single Bifidobacterium scardovii JCM 12489 = DSM 13734 DNA region contains:
- the lysS gene encoding lysine--tRNA ligase — MCETQESQANENEEEGAATTMTTVERAEMLLEQDAAIRARIDGGATLDEAIDPSNKEFGPLSHPEQVQMRVAKRAMMLKEGIEPYPVHLDVTHTIEQVRAQYDGKLEAGAETEDIVGIAGRVLFLRNAGGLCFVQLSAGDGTRIQGMISKKEIGADSLKRFKQLVDLGDHLYLKGRVISSKTGELSVFATEWAIASKALQPLPALHKELNDDTRTRKPYIGMIADEKIRDMVRNRSKAVASLRHTFAGHDFIEVETPMLQTVHGGAAARPFTTHMNAFDLDLYLRIAPELFLKRCLVGGIDRVFEINRDFRNEGVDATHAPEFTMVEAYQAYGTYDTIGALVKELVQKTAIDVFGSHKVTLLDGTEYDFGGEWKSMSMYGSLSEALGEEIVPNGGPDNPGTSVEHLSAIADKLGVERDEVENHGKLVEHLWEHFYEDKLYEPTFVRDFPVETSPLVKGHRSKPGVVEKWDLYVRGFELATGYSELNDPIVQRERFVQQAKDALAGDEEACDIDEDFLEALGVGMPPAGGTGMGIDRLLIALTGATIRETITFPLVKPISLG; from the coding sequence ATGTGTGAAACCCAAGAATCCCAAGCGAATGAGAATGAGGAAGAGGGCGCTGCCACCACGATGACCACGGTGGAGCGCGCCGAAATGCTGCTCGAGCAGGATGCGGCGATCCGTGCCCGCATCGACGGCGGCGCCACGCTGGACGAGGCGATCGATCCGTCCAACAAGGAGTTCGGCCCGCTCTCGCACCCGGAGCAGGTGCAGATGCGCGTGGCCAAGCGCGCGATGATGCTCAAGGAAGGCATCGAACCCTATCCGGTGCACCTCGACGTGACACACACCATCGAACAGGTGCGCGCCCAGTACGACGGCAAGCTCGAGGCCGGCGCCGAGACCGAGGACATCGTCGGCATCGCCGGTCGAGTGCTGTTCCTGCGCAACGCGGGCGGCCTGTGCTTCGTGCAGCTGTCCGCCGGTGACGGCACCAGGATCCAGGGCATGATCTCCAAGAAGGAGATCGGCGCCGATTCCCTCAAGCGGTTCAAGCAGCTTGTCGATCTGGGCGACCACCTGTACCTCAAGGGCCGCGTAATCTCCTCCAAGACCGGCGAGCTGTCCGTGTTCGCCACCGAGTGGGCCATCGCGTCCAAGGCGCTGCAGCCGCTGCCGGCCCTGCACAAGGAGCTCAACGACGATACTCGCACGCGCAAGCCGTACATCGGCATGATCGCCGACGAGAAGATCCGCGATATGGTGCGCAACCGCTCCAAGGCGGTCGCTTCGCTGCGCCACACCTTCGCCGGCCACGACTTCATCGAGGTCGAAACCCCGATGCTGCAGACCGTGCACGGCGGCGCCGCGGCCCGCCCGTTCACCACGCATATGAACGCCTTCGATCTGGACCTCTATCTGCGCATCGCCCCGGAGCTGTTCCTCAAGCGCTGCCTGGTCGGCGGCATCGACCGCGTGTTCGAGATCAACCGCGACTTCCGCAACGAAGGCGTCGACGCCACGCACGCCCCCGAATTCACCATGGTCGAGGCGTATCAGGCCTACGGCACCTACGACACGATCGGCGCGCTGGTCAAGGAGCTCGTGCAGAAGACCGCGATAGACGTGTTCGGCTCGCACAAGGTCACGCTGCTCGACGGCACCGAGTACGACTTCGGCGGCGAATGGAAGTCGATGAGCATGTACGGCTCCCTCTCCGAGGCGCTCGGCGAGGAGATCGTCCCGAACGGCGGCCCCGACAACCCCGGCACGTCCGTCGAGCATCTCAGCGCGATCGCCGACAAGCTCGGCGTCGAGCGCGACGAGGTGGAGAACCATGGCAAGCTCGTCGAGCATCTGTGGGAGCACTTCTACGAGGACAAGCTCTATGAACCGACCTTCGTGCGCGACTTCCCGGTCGAGACCTCCCCGCTGGTCAAGGGCCACCGCTCCAAGCCCGGCGTGGTCGAGAAGTGGGATCTGTACGTGCGCGGCTTCGAGCTGGCCACCGGCTACTCCGAGCTCAACGACCCGATCGTGCAGCGCGAACGCTTCGTGCAGCAGGCCAAGGACGCGCTCGCTGGCGATGAGGAGGCCTGCGACATCGATGAGGACTTCCTCGAGGCCCTCGGCGTCGGCATGCCGCCGGCCGGCGGCACCGGCATGGGCATCGATCGTCTGCTCATCGCGCTGACCGGCGCCACGATCCGCGAGACGATCACGTTCCCGCTGGTCAAGCCGATCTCGCTCGGCTGA
- a CDS encoding MFS transporter: MKKSLLALASGAFILGAAEFVMMGILPQAAAATGVDIPTAGHYISSYAIGVCIGTLILVFGRKVPPKNLIILFMVIALVGNAMSALSVNATMLIVARFISGLPHGAFFGTATLIAKTLADKGKEAQSISVMVTGQTVANMLGVPAGTLMAEFMSWRLAFGVLAAWAAMTIVLAIVWIPYVAPIKDAGIAGQFRFLTRRGPWVILAAVFTGNAGVFCWWSYVSPWLQKTGGWPSSLVPLMMMLAGFGMVVGGLVGGHITDRWRHAGTAALGQMISCIGLLMVLLLPGNQGTSALLTFWIAFGLFFISAPQQLLMTEAGQGGGELIAGAAVQVAFNFGNAIGSIVGGAMLGAFSMDYRFTGLGGVPLALLAVALLAFYSWRCETNTDAAHRMREIQA, encoded by the coding sequence ATGAAGAAGAGTCTGCTTGCGCTGGCATCCGGCGCGTTTATCCTCGGCGCCGCCGAATTCGTGATGATGGGCATCCTTCCGCAGGCCGCGGCCGCGACCGGCGTGGACATTCCAACCGCAGGCCACTACATCTCGTCCTATGCGATCGGCGTGTGCATCGGCACGCTGATCCTGGTGTTCGGGCGCAAGGTGCCGCCGAAGAACCTCATCATCCTGTTCATGGTCATCGCCCTGGTCGGCAATGCGATGTCGGCGCTGTCCGTCAACGCCACGATGCTGATCGTCGCGCGATTCATCTCCGGCCTGCCCCACGGCGCGTTCTTCGGCACGGCGACCCTGATCGCCAAGACCCTGGCCGACAAGGGCAAGGAGGCGCAGTCCATCTCCGTCATGGTGACCGGCCAGACCGTGGCCAACATGCTGGGCGTGCCGGCCGGCACGCTGATGGCCGAGTTCATGTCTTGGCGCCTCGCGTTCGGCGTGCTCGCCGCATGGGCCGCGATGACGATCGTGCTGGCGATCGTGTGGATCCCGTATGTCGCCCCGATCAAGGACGCCGGCATCGCCGGCCAGTTCCGTTTCCTGACGCGCCGCGGCCCCTGGGTGATCCTCGCCGCCGTGTTCACCGGCAACGCAGGCGTGTTCTGCTGGTGGAGCTACGTCTCCCCCTGGCTGCAGAAGACCGGAGGGTGGCCTTCGAGCCTGGTGCCGCTGATGATGATGCTGGCCGGCTTCGGCATGGTGGTCGGCGGACTGGTCGGCGGGCACATCACCGATCGCTGGCGCCACGCCGGCACCGCGGCGCTCGGGCAGATGATCTCCTGCATCGGCCTGCTGATGGTGCTACTGCTGCCCGGCAATCAGGGCACCTCCGCGCTGCTGACGTTCTGGATCGCGTTCGGACTGTTCTTCATCTCCGCGCCCCAGCAGCTGCTGATGACGGAGGCCGGCCAGGGCGGCGGCGAACTGATCGCCGGCGCCGCGGTGCAGGTCGCATTCAACTTCGGCAACGCCATCGGCTCGATCGTCGGCGGCGCGATGCTCGGCGCCTTCTCGATGGACTACCGGTTCACCGGTCTCGGCGGCGTGCCGCTGGCGCTGCTCGCCGTCGCGCTGCTGGCATTCTATTCATGGCGCTGCGAGACGAACACCGACGCCGCGCATCGCATGCGCGAGATTCAGGCCTGA
- a CDS encoding DUF4125 family protein, producing MIDEERNTLIQRIVRREWDQFQRTNNEGGRAACQGNWPVFNQMRTSQFSTWSQPLLVGYLDDLTQADRVGRNLVTEKYGRMMASTAPAEYRADIEPYIPRLSGERIARQERVIATQVSWARDFRTRYPKLGEAMRVLTTDEDTPDATSFETYLRGELGTYSDRTFALYEAFVDELNNSHRNLTEETILHTVLLGGFTDLDEAEAAQ from the coding sequence ATGATCGACGAGGAACGCAACACCCTGATCCAGCGCATCGTCCGGCGCGAGTGGGACCAGTTCCAGCGCACGAACAACGAAGGCGGACGCGCCGCATGCCAGGGCAACTGGCCGGTGTTCAACCAGATGCGCACCAGCCAGTTCTCCACATGGAGCCAGCCGCTGCTGGTCGGTTATCTGGACGACCTGACGCAGGCGGACCGCGTCGGGCGCAACCTGGTCACCGAAAAGTACGGGCGCATGATGGCGTCCACCGCTCCGGCCGAGTACCGGGCCGATATCGAGCCGTACATCCCCCGGCTCTCCGGCGAGCGCATCGCGCGGCAGGAGCGGGTGATCGCCACGCAGGTGTCATGGGCGCGCGACTTCCGGACGCGCTATCCCAAGCTCGGCGAAGCGATGCGCGTGCTGACCACCGATGAGGACACGCCGGATGCCACGTCGTTCGAGACGTACCTGCGCGGCGAGCTCGGCACGTATTCGGACCGTACATTCGCTCTGTACGAAGCGTTTGTCGACGAGTTGAACAACAGCCACCGCAATCTCACCGAGGAGACCATCCTGCATACGGTTCTGCTCGGAGGCTTTACCGATCTGGACGAGGCGGAGGCCGCGCAGTAG
- a CDS encoding DUF4037 domain-containing protein, translating into MDDDELMERLKAANNPLALYGTGTEAGEDANAKPQDGGTGTEAGQSEEDGDSPAAGHFDTDQFLAGLDAIYDAHEASTKAGPYLEQAMVDAENAGDDAGLLTVLNETMGFYRSQGRHKDNQWIIQRAIELATRMGLEGTEAWTTTLINAATGMRAAGNYDQAEALYKMAQADSERTLSPSDRRLAALHNNLSMLYSETGRTHESELELREALRILETSSPDADADLDVASTNTNLALVLLSENKLEGADWHAAKALEIYRNGHLEHSAHYASALAGYAQVRFHAHDYAKAVSLYRQALSVIEECYGTDTDYYRITAQNLREAETALARQEPADPAAAGTGTPGTEASAAGRPLPGDAADSTVTADAPSPDGTATGSPRDIPDVVHKPSAPDHDSGQHPRLSGLKLARAYWNEYGKPLIEERYPEYRGRIAAGLVGHGSECYGFDDELSQDHDFGPRFCLWLTDEDYAAIGRQLQDDYETLPKTFMGYGPREATARAQGTNRRDGVFSIGDFFASITGYRRAPGDGIPHEWLMLSEATLAAATNGEVFADPLGEFLGTRQGFKAMPDDVRLSLISKRLGMMAQAGQYNVPRMLTRGDGAAAWLSIREFVDAAASLVFLINEPITAGYMPYYKWQFAALRRLSARLATRLADVCEQLEALMRLSSAACYGGAGFGEGGKGAAPAAARIEQGIDRICGEVVKEIRREGLTDSDETFLEWQRPYVEEHIHSTQPCLHSL; encoded by the coding sequence ATGGACGACGACGAACTCATGGAGCGGCTGAAAGCCGCCAACAATCCCCTGGCGTTATACGGCACCGGCACCGAAGCCGGCGAGGACGCGAACGCCAAACCGCAAGACGGCGGCACCGGCACCGAAGCCGGGCAAAGCGAGGAAGACGGCGACTCCCCGGCAGCCGGCCACTTCGACACCGATCAATTCCTCGCCGGACTCGACGCGATCTACGACGCCCATGAGGCCTCCACCAAAGCCGGCCCTTATTTGGAGCAGGCGATGGTCGACGCGGAAAACGCCGGCGATGACGCCGGCCTGCTCACCGTGCTCAACGAAACGATGGGATTCTATCGCTCGCAGGGCCGGCACAAGGACAACCAGTGGATCATCCAGCGCGCGATCGAATTGGCCACGCGCATGGGGCTGGAGGGCACCGAAGCCTGGACGACCACGCTAATCAACGCCGCGACCGGCATGCGGGCCGCGGGCAACTACGATCAGGCCGAAGCCCTGTACAAGATGGCGCAGGCCGATAGCGAACGCACGCTCTCCCCCTCGGACCGGCGTCTGGCCGCCCTGCACAACAACCTGTCGATGCTGTACAGCGAGACCGGGCGCACCCATGAATCCGAGTTGGAACTGCGCGAGGCGCTGCGCATCCTGGAGACGTCCAGCCCCGACGCCGACGCCGATCTGGACGTGGCGTCCACCAACACGAATCTGGCGCTGGTGCTGCTGAGCGAGAACAAGCTGGAGGGCGCCGACTGGCACGCGGCCAAGGCTCTGGAGATCTACCGCAACGGGCATCTGGAGCACAGCGCGCACTACGCGTCGGCGCTGGCCGGCTACGCACAGGTGCGCTTCCACGCGCATGACTATGCGAAGGCCGTGTCGCTGTACCGCCAAGCGCTGTCGGTGATCGAAGAGTGCTACGGCACCGACACCGACTACTATCGCATTACCGCGCAGAACCTGCGCGAGGCGGAGACCGCGCTGGCCCGGCAGGAACCGGCGGATCCGGCAGCGGCGGGTACCGGCACGCCCGGCACGGAAGCGTCGGCTGCCGGAAGGCCCCTACCGGGAGACGCGGCCGACTCGACCGTCACGGCCGACGCCCCTTCGCCCGACGGCACGGCAACCGGCTCGCCCCGGGATATTCCCGATGTCGTTCACAAGCCCTCCGCGCCCGACCATGATTCGGGGCAGCACCCCCGGCTCTCCGGGCTGAAACTCGCCCGCGCATACTGGAACGAATACGGCAAACCGCTGATCGAAGAGCGTTACCCGGAGTACCGGGGACGCATAGCGGCAGGACTGGTCGGCCACGGATCGGAATGCTACGGCTTCGACGACGAGCTGTCGCAGGACCATGATTTCGGCCCGCGATTCTGCCTGTGGCTCACCGATGAGGACTATGCGGCGATCGGCCGGCAGCTGCAAGACGACTACGAGACGCTTCCCAAGACCTTCATGGGATACGGGCCGCGCGAAGCGACCGCCCGGGCTCAGGGAACAAACCGCCGCGACGGCGTGTTCTCCATCGGGGACTTCTTCGCCTCGATCACCGGATATCGCCGGGCGCCCGGCGACGGCATCCCCCATGAGTGGCTGATGCTCAGCGAGGCCACGCTTGCGGCCGCCACCAACGGCGAGGTGTTCGCCGATCCGCTTGGCGAGTTCCTCGGCACCCGCCAAGGGTTCAAGGCCATGCCGGACGATGTGCGGCTCTCCCTGATCTCCAAGCGTCTCGGCATGATGGCCCAGGCCGGGCAATACAACGTTCCCCGCATGCTCACGCGGGGCGACGGGGCGGCGGCATGGCTGTCGATCCGCGAATTCGTGGATGCGGCCGCTTCGCTCGTCTTCCTGATCAACGAGCCGATCACCGCCGGATACATGCCGTATTACAAATGGCAGTTCGCCGCATTGCGCCGGCTGTCCGCAAGGCTCGCCACGCGGCTTGCCGACGTATGCGAACAGTTGGAGGCGCTGATGCGGCTGAGTTCGGCCGCTTGCTACGGCGGCGCCGGATTCGGCGAGGGAGGCAAAGGCGCGGCCCCGGCCGCGGCGAGGATCGAGCAGGGCATCGACCGCATCTGCGGCGAGGTCGTCAAGGAAATACGGCGCGAGGGACTGACCGACAGCGACGAGACCTTCCTCGAATGGCAGCGCCCCTATGTCGAGGAGCATATCCACAGCACGCAGCCCTGTCTGCACAGCCTGTGA
- a CDS encoding phosphoglyceromutase — MTYKLVLLRHGQSAWNKTNQFTGWVDVPLTEQGEAEAKRGGELLKEKNVLPDIVFTSLLRRAINTANIALDAADRLWIPVQRDWRLNERHYGALQGKNKTEIREEYGDEKFMLWRRSYATPPPEIDPNDQYAQNNDPRYAGDPVPEAECLANVVERVKPYFESAIEPELKAGKTVLIAAHGNSLRAIVKMLDNLSEDEIAKVNIPTAIPLLYELDENFKPIKPRGEYLDPEAAAAGAAAVAAQGQK; from the coding sequence ATGACTTACAAATTAGTACTGCTCCGACATGGTCAGAGCGCATGGAATAAAACCAATCAGTTCACCGGCTGGGTCGACGTCCCGCTGACCGAGCAGGGTGAAGCCGAAGCCAAGCGTGGCGGCGAGCTGCTCAAGGAGAAGAACGTCCTTCCGGACATCGTGTTCACCTCCCTGCTGCGCCGCGCCATCAACACCGCCAACATCGCTCTGGATGCCGCGGATCGCCTGTGGATCCCGGTCCAGCGTGACTGGCGTCTCAACGAGCGTCACTACGGCGCTCTGCAGGGCAAGAACAAGACCGAGATCCGCGAGGAGTACGGCGACGAGAAGTTCATGCTGTGGCGCCGCTCCTACGCCACCCCGCCGCCCGAGATCGATCCGAACGACCAGTACGCGCAGAACAACGATCCGCGCTACGCCGGCGATCCGGTTCCGGAAGCCGAGTGCCTGGCCAACGTGGTCGAGCGCGTGAAGCCGTACTTCGAGTCCGCCATCGAGCCGGAGCTCAAGGCCGGCAAGACCGTGCTGATCGCCGCCCACGGTAACTCGCTGCGTGCCATCGTCAAGATGCTGGACAACCTGTCCGAGGACGAGATCGCCAAGGTCAACATCCCGACCGCCATCCCGCTGCTGTACGAGCTGGATGAGAACTTCAAGCCGATCAAGCCGCGTGGCGAATATCTGGACCCGGAGGCCGCCGCCGCCGGTGCCGCCGCCGTCGCCGCCCAGGGCCAGAAGTGA
- a CDS encoding type IV secretory system conjugative DNA transfer family protein — protein sequence MYLSAFIAYTMQCLPRDEQTFASVQRMVSVMGEDSIAIMMEEMCEIDPQGMTARRWRAIKASQKADRMDSSIRGILESKIAPMSFSGADGMFTRPERIDFAKLATERWAVFVNVSDTDRSMDGMVNLFYTQALQQLCRFADTSCEGSRLPVPVRLYLDDFATNCRIPDFDKVIAVIRSRGISVSVILQSLTQLEGMYGVAVASSIANNCDHWLYLGGQDVNTAKQISVKACRTLDTVMQMPLDRAYLFERGRKPELVRPYDLTAHPLYRETPEGRRAGGVRAAACADAAADETFAELAARAPYER from the coding sequence ATGTACCTGTCTGCCTTCATCGCGTACACGATGCAGTGCCTGCCGCGTGACGAGCAGACCTTCGCCTCGGTGCAGCGCATGGTCAGCGTGATGGGTGAGGACTCCATCGCCATCATGATGGAGGAGATGTGCGAGATCGATCCGCAAGGCATGACCGCCCGGCGGTGGCGCGCCATCAAGGCCTCGCAGAAGGCGGATCGGATGGATTCCAGCATCCGCGGCATCCTGGAATCGAAGATCGCGCCGATGTCGTTCAGCGGTGCCGACGGCATGTTCACGCGTCCGGAACGCATCGACTTCGCCAAGCTCGCCACGGAGCGCTGGGCCGTGTTCGTCAATGTGAGCGACACCGACCGTTCGATGGACGGCATGGTCAACCTGTTCTACACGCAGGCGCTGCAGCAGTTGTGCCGGTTCGCCGACACCTCCTGCGAAGGCAGCCGGCTGCCGGTGCCGGTGCGCCTGTATCTCGACGATTTCGCCACGAATTGCCGTATCCCCGATTTCGACAAGGTCATCGCGGTGATCCGCTCGCGCGGGATCTCCGTCAGTGTGATCCTGCAATCGCTCACCCAGCTGGAGGGCATGTATGGCGTCGCCGTGGCCTCCAGCATCGCCAACAACTGCGACCACTGGCTGTATCTGGGCGGTCAGGACGTGAACACGGCCAAGCAGATCAGCGTCAAGGCCTGCCGGACGTTGGACACGGTGATGCAGATGCCGCTCGACCGGGCCTACCTGTTCGAGCGCGGCCGCAAGCCGGAGCTGGTGCGTCCGTATGATCTGACCGCGCATCCCCTGTACCGCGAAACGCCTGAAGGCCGTCGGGCTGGGGGCGTGCGCGCGGCCGCATGCGCCGATGCGGCCGCCGACGAGACCTTCGCTGAGCTCGCCGCACGGGCGCCGTACGAGCGATGA
- a CDS encoding IS1249 family transposase, translating into MRTKSSKAKQCPICGRAMKKNGRTAKGVQRWKRPDCSLSSTMPQERAAHARVPGEFLARLPGRQPQCALDPSGDSRALRKRTAWCWNIHPSIPPVTARHHTVMADGTYMGHGWCLIIAIDGESGETLGFQWCGHESKAAYTALFSRMPAPDVPITDGLRGAEAACQEAWPGTRIQRCLAHVQRNTRTDLTSKPKLEAGRQLKKLSDRLTKVHDGETAVKWGEALNAWHITWGSFINERTHAKDDPTNPKAMRRQWRWTHEDVRRCHRRLERLFREGKLFAFLDPAPTAGGPVARTTNRLEGGVNSPLKHVLLDHHGLPEEHMRRAREWVCYMKSGNPDPASLIKPEHWKPAKAVPEPDGDDDGPRSYDTGIQANNHDDPASEPGFYIRKGHVR; encoded by the coding sequence GTGAGAACGAAATCCAGCAAAGCGAAGCAATGCCCGATCTGTGGTCGGGCGATGAAGAAGAACGGCAGGACCGCCAAGGGCGTCCAGCGGTGGAAGCGCCCCGATTGCTCGTTGAGCTCGACGATGCCTCAGGAACGGGCCGCGCATGCGCGCGTGCCGGGCGAGTTCCTCGCCCGGCTGCCGGGCAGGCAGCCGCAGTGCGCGCTTGACCCGTCCGGTGATTCGCGCGCACTGCGTAAGCGCACCGCCTGGTGCTGGAACATTCATCCGTCGATACCGCCCGTGACGGCCCGGCATCATACGGTGATGGCGGACGGCACGTACATGGGCCACGGCTGGTGCCTGATCATCGCCATCGACGGCGAGAGCGGCGAGACGCTGGGATTCCAATGGTGTGGGCACGAGTCCAAGGCGGCCTACACGGCGTTGTTCTCCCGCATGCCCGCGCCGGACGTGCCCATCACCGACGGGCTGCGCGGCGCGGAGGCCGCCTGTCAGGAGGCATGGCCCGGCACGCGCATCCAACGCTGCCTTGCGCACGTGCAGCGCAACACGAGGACGGACCTGACCTCCAAACCCAAACTTGAGGCGGGCAGGCAGCTCAAGAAGCTCTCCGACCGGCTCACCAAGGTGCATGACGGTGAAACCGCCGTCAAATGGGGCGAGGCGCTCAACGCATGGCATATCACATGGGGGTCGTTCATCAACGAACGCACCCATGCGAAGGATGATCCAACCAATCCGAAGGCAATGAGACGGCAATGGCGGTGGACCCACGAGGACGTGCGACGCTGCCACCGGAGATTGGAGAGGCTGTTCCGGGAGGGCAAGCTGTTCGCGTTCCTCGACCCCGCCCCCACCGCCGGCGGGCCGGTGGCGCGCACCACGAACCGATTGGAAGGCGGCGTCAACTCGCCGCTCAAGCACGTGCTCCTCGACCACCACGGACTGCCCGAGGAGCACATGCGACGCGCCCGCGAATGGGTGTGCTACATGAAAAGCGGCAATCCCGACCCCGCGTCGCTGATCAAACCGGAACACTGGAAACCCGCCAAGGCCGTTCCGGAACCGGACGGGGACGACGACGGGCCGAGATCCTACGACACCGGCATCCAGGCCAACAACCACGACGACCCCGCAAGCGAGCCCGGCTTCTACATCCGCAAGGGACACGTCCGATGA
- the menA gene encoding 1,4-dihydroxy-2-naphthoate octaprenyltransferase encodes MLEAVNLRLWIRGARPRTLTTSVASVMVGAAMARLHIGQMGTCIAIHPEPASCAASRAQQSLLLGRFWPVAILCLLVALFLQIAVNYANDYSDGIRGTDAGRGADESKSGKPQRLTASGLVPAKHVLAAAVVCAGIACVCGIAAVVLAKAWWLLAVGVASLLAGWFYTGGKHPYGYAGFGELGVFLFFGLAAVLGTEYALCGTVDVGGLLGAVAAGLFSCLIMMVNNIRDIDEDREHGKHTLAVRLGEHGARILLNACCAAAWLIALLMCSTLWWPWGGVLMLSGAGVAGTLIRSVSQGWFRSALTAASFQTLLFAVVLAASVAL; translated from the coding sequence ATGTTGGAAGCCGTGAATCTGAGATTGTGGATCAGGGGAGCGCGGCCCAGGACATTGACCACCTCCGTCGCTTCGGTGATGGTCGGCGCGGCGATGGCTCGGCTGCATATCGGGCAGATGGGCACTTGCATCGCAATCCATCCCGAACCTGCATCGTGCGCCGCGAGCCGGGCGCAGCAGAGCCTGCTGCTGGGACGATTCTGGCCGGTTGCCATCCTGTGCCTGCTGGTGGCGCTGTTCCTGCAGATCGCGGTCAATTACGCGAACGACTACTCCGACGGCATCCGCGGCACGGACGCCGGCCGCGGCGCGGACGAATCGAAATCGGGCAAGCCGCAGCGGTTGACCGCATCCGGGTTGGTGCCGGCAAAGCATGTGCTGGCCGCGGCGGTGGTCTGCGCCGGCATCGCCTGCGTGTGCGGCATCGCCGCGGTCGTGCTCGCCAAGGCGTGGTGGCTGCTGGCCGTCGGCGTGGCATCGTTGCTGGCCGGATGGTTCTATACCGGGGGCAAGCATCCGTACGGGTATGCCGGTTTCGGCGAACTCGGCGTGTTCCTGTTCTTCGGTCTGGCGGCGGTGCTCGGCACCGAGTACGCGCTGTGCGGCACGGTGGACGTCGGCGGCCTGCTCGGCGCGGTGGCGGCCGGCCTGTTCTCCTGCCTGATCATGATGGTGAACAATATCCGTGACATCGACGAGGACCGTGAACACGGCAAACATACCTTGGCCGTGCGGCTGGGAGAGCATGGGGCGCGCATATTGCTGAATGCGTGCTGCGCGGCCGCTTGGCTGATCGCCTTGCTGATGTGCTCCACGCTGTGGTGGCCGTGGGGCGGCGTGCTGATGCTGTCGGGTGCCGGCGTGGCGGGAACCCTGATACGCAGCGTGTCGCAGGGTTGGTTCCGTTCCGCCCTGACCGCCGCCAGTTTCCAGACGCTGCTGTTCGCGGTGGTGCTTGCGGCTTCCGTCGCGCTGTGA
- the phoU gene encoding phosphate signaling complex protein PhoU, with product MRVIFNEEMKAVADDLDRMVRNVRKAIDGAGRALLDSDVEAAQAVIDGDIEIDALESSIIDQCVKLLAKQNPVATDLRVVVSTLRLAATFERMGDLARHIAEAARRSYPESPLSDEAKDLFSQMQDFLDETADNMVAMLADRDAKVAERIIRNDDKLDALHAKTFDLALSDEWTGSKQQLIDVVLLSRFMERLGDHAVSAARRVVFIVSGFDPSKEPSRDEDGAVE from the coding sequence ATGCGTGTTATTTTCAACGAGGAGATGAAGGCCGTCGCCGACGACCTCGATCGTATGGTGCGCAATGTGCGCAAGGCGATCGACGGTGCCGGCAGGGCCCTGCTCGATTCGGATGTGGAGGCCGCCCAGGCGGTCATCGACGGGGACATCGAGATCGACGCCCTCGAGTCGAGCATCATCGACCAGTGCGTGAAGCTGCTGGCCAAGCAGAACCCGGTCGCCACCGATCTGCGCGTGGTGGTGTCCACGCTGCGACTGGCCGCGACCTTCGAGCGCATGGGCGATCTGGCCCGGCACATCGCCGAGGCCGCCCGCCGCTCCTACCCCGAGTCCCCGCTGTCCGACGAGGCCAAGGACCTCTTCTCGCAGATGCAGGACTTCCTTGACGAAACCGCCGACAACATGGTCGCCATGCTGGCCGACCGCGACGCCAAGGTCGCCGAGCGCATCATCCGCAATGACGACAAGCTCGACGCGCTGCATGCCAAGACCTTCGACCTCGCCCTGTCCGACGAGTGGACCGGGTCCAAGCAGCAGCTGATCGACGTGGTGCTGCTCAGCCGCTTCATGGAGCGCCTTGGCGACCACGCCGTGTCGGCCGCCCGCCGCGTCGTGTTCATCGTCTCCGGCTTCGACCCGAGCAAGGAACCGAGCCGTGACGAGGATGGCGCCGTCGAGTAA